From a single Hippopotamus amphibius kiboko isolate mHipAmp2 chromosome X, mHipAmp2.hap2, whole genome shotgun sequence genomic region:
- the LOC130842490 gene encoding LOW QUALITY PROTEIN: spermidine synthase-like (The sequence of the model RefSeq protein was modified relative to this genomic sequence to represent the inferred CDS: inserted 2 bases in 1 codon) — protein sequence MEPGPDGPAASDPAAIREGWFREMCSLWPGQALSLQAEQLLHHQRSWYQDILVFRSKSYGNVLLLDGVIQCXERDQFSYQEMIANLPLCSHPNPRKVLIVGGGDGGVLREVLKHSSVESVVQCEIDEDVIQVSKKFLQGMAVGYSSSKLTLHVGDGFEFMKQNQDAFDVIITDSSDPLGSAESLFKESYYRLMKTAPKEDGILCCQGECQWLYLDLIKEMRQFCKSLFPVVGYAYCTIPTYPSRQIGFMLCSKNPSTNFLEPVQQLTQKQVEQMQLKYYNSDVHRAAFVLLEFALKALNDVC from the exons ATGGAGCCCGGCCCCGACGGCCCCGCCGCCTCCGACCCCGCCGCCATCCGCGAGGGCTGGTTCCGCGAGATGTGCAGTCTATGGCCTGGCCAGGCCCTGTCGCTGCAGGCGGAGCAGCTGCTACACCATCAACGCTCGTGGTACCAGGATATCCTCGTCTTCCGCAGTAAGAGCTACGGCAACGTGCTCCTGTTGGATGGCGTCATCCAGTG AGAGAGGGACCAGTTCTCCTACCAGGAGATGATAGCCAACTTGCCCCTCTGCAGCCACCCTAATCCGCGCAAGGTGCTGATCGTCGGGGGCGGAGATGGGGGTGTCCTGCGGGAGGTGTTGAAGCATTCCTCCGTGGAGTCCGTGGTCCAGTGTGAAATCGACGAGGATGTCATTCAAGTCTCTAAGAAGTTCCTGCAGGGCATGGCCGTTGGCTACTCGAGCTCAAAGCTCACTCTACATGTGGGTGATGGTTTTGAGTTCATGAAACAGAACCAGGATGCTTTCGATGTCATTATCACCGACTCCTCAGACCCCCTGGGCTCTGCTGAGAGTCTCTTCAAGGAGTCCTATTACCGGCTCATGAAGACGGCCCCGAAGGAGGATGGCATCCTTTGCTGCCAGGGCGAGTGTCAGTGGCTGTACCTGGACCTCATCAAGGAGATGAGACAGTTCTGCAAATCACTCTTCCCGGTGGTGGGCTACGCGTACTGCACCATCCCCACCTATCCCAGCCGCCAAATTGGCTTTATGCTGTGCAGCAAAAATCCAAGCACCAACTTCCTGGAGCCCGTGCAGCAGCTGACGCAGAAGCAGGTGGAACAGATGCAGCTGAAATACTACAACTCTGATGTGCACCGGGCAGCCTTCGTCCTGCTGGAGTTTGCCCTCAAGGCCCTGAATGATGTGTGCTGA
- the LOC130841967 gene encoding LOW QUALITY PROTEIN: sorbitol dehydrogenase-like (The sequence of the model RefSeq protein was modified relative to this genomic sequence to represent the inferred CDS: deleted 1 base in 1 codon), giving the protein MAAAKSENLSRVVHGPGDLRLENYPIPEPGPNEVLLKMHSVGICGSDVHYWQHGRIGDFVVKNPMVLGHEASGTVVKMGSLVKHLKPGDRVAIEPGAPREADEFCKTDRYNLSPTIFFCATPPDDGNLCRFYKHNANFCYKLPDNVTFEEGALIEPLSVGIHACRRAGVTLGNKVFVCRAGPIGLVSLLVAKAMGTASQVVVTDLSASRLSKAKEVGADFILQISNESPQEIANNVEGLLGCKPEVTIECTGVETSIQAGIYATQSGGTLVLVGLGSEMTSVPLVHAATREVDIKGVFQYCNTWPMAISMLASKFVNIKPLVTHRFPLEKALEAFETSKKGLGLKVMIKCDPNDQNP; this is encoded by the exons ATGGCGGCCGCCAAGTCCGAGAACCTCTCCCGGGTGGTGCACGGACCCGGAGACCTGCGCTTGGAGAACTATCCTATCCCTGAACCAGGCCCAAATGAGGTGCTGCTGAAGATGCATTCTGTTGGAATCTGCGGCTCAGATGTCCACTACTGGCAGCATGGTCGAATTGGAGATTTTGTTGTGAAAAATCCAATGGTGCTGGGGCATGAAGCTTCAGGAACAGTGGTAAAAATGGGATCATTGGTCAAGCACCTAAAACCAGGTGATCGTGTTGCCATCGAGCCTGGTGCTCCCCGAGAAGCTGATGAATTCTGCAAGACTGACCGATACAATCTGTCACCAACCATCTTCTTCTGTGCCACGCCCCCCGATGACGGGAATCTCTGCCGGTTCTACAAGCACAATGCTAACTTCTGCTACAAACTTCCTGACAACGTCACCTTTGAGGAAGGGGCCCTGATTGAGCCACTGTCTGTGGGGATCCATGCCTGCCGGCGAGCTGGAGTCACCCTGGGGAACAAGGTCTTTGTGTGCAGAGCTGGGCCAATTGGACTTGTCAGTTTGCTCGTGGCCAAGGCAATGGGT ACGGCGTCTCAAGTGGTGGTGACTGATCTGTCAGCCTCTCGATTGTCTAAAGCCAAGGAAGTTGGGGCTGATTTCATCCTCCAGATCTCCAATGAGAGCCCTCAGGAAATCGCCAATAACGTGGAAGGCCTGCTGGGGTGCAAGCCAGAAGTCACCATAGAGTGCACAGGGGTGGAGACCTCCATCCAGGCGGGCATCTACGCGACTCAGTCTGGTGGGACACTGGTGCTTGTGGGGCTGGGCTCTGAGATGACCAGTGTGCCCCTGGTGCACGCAGCTACCAGGGAGGTGGATATCAAGGGTGTGTTTCAATACTGCAACACGTGGCCCATGGCGATTTCAATGCTTGCATCCAAGTTTGTGAATATAAAGCCCTTGGTCACCCATCGGTTTCCTCTGGAGAAAGCTCTGGAGGCTTTTGAAACATCCAAAAAGGGATTGGGGTTGAAAGTCATGATCAAGTGTGACCCCAACGACCAGAATCCATGA